A single genomic interval of Stieleria maiorica harbors:
- the flgA gene encoding flagellar basal body P-ring formation chaperone FlgA, protein MNSVRISTLLFGLLIGLPGGLIGLDDHRAAVAGDVVVALHQTSSAVADTTVRIGDVANVLGATPSDRRAIEQLDLESLRDQDDCSISRKQIEMRLLLAGFQRDAFKIVGPSTVSARRSSPAKLRSKLERLLETKLAQQFAIGLERVDIRLTQTPQFEALETRLAAGDFSVDLVPHNEFPIGRTRLAVAITDSSGNQYSHSFDALVSLSMRVAIARAPIAQGAVLKPEMFQAVDRLITEKSDYANPDTAVGRTASRYIASNSILLTNHFLSTRGRASQTVKRNDLVDVVISVGRGEIRLKNARAMESGDIGDTIEVLNPQTNRRFNASILGKNLATVSTNLRRR, encoded by the coding sequence ATGAATTCTGTTCGGATCTCAACGTTGTTGTTCGGCCTGCTGATCGGTTTGCCCGGCGGACTGATCGGCTTGGACGACCACCGCGCCGCGGTGGCGGGGGACGTCGTCGTTGCGCTGCACCAGACCTCATCGGCGGTCGCCGACACGACGGTGCGGATCGGCGACGTAGCCAACGTGCTGGGCGCCACCCCGTCGGACCGGCGTGCCATCGAACAGTTGGACCTGGAATCGCTGCGTGACCAGGACGATTGCTCGATCTCACGCAAGCAGATCGAAATGCGTCTGCTGTTGGCCGGGTTCCAGAGAGATGCGTTCAAGATCGTTGGGCCGTCGACGGTCTCGGCCCGACGTTCCTCGCCGGCCAAACTGCGGAGCAAATTGGAGCGGCTGCTGGAAACGAAACTCGCCCAACAATTTGCCATCGGCCTCGAACGGGTCGACATTCGGCTGACGCAAACGCCGCAGTTCGAAGCTCTGGAAACGCGTCTTGCCGCCGGTGACTTTTCCGTCGATCTGGTCCCCCACAATGAGTTCCCGATCGGCCGGACGCGGTTGGCGGTCGCGATCACCGATTCGTCGGGCAATCAATACTCGCATTCGTTCGATGCCCTGGTCAGCCTTTCCATGCGGGTCGCGATCGCACGAGCGCCGATCGCTCAAGGAGCCGTTTTGAAACCGGAGATGTTTCAAGCGGTCGATCGATTGATCACCGAAAAGTCGGACTATGCGAATCCGGACACCGCCGTGGGACGGACGGCCAGTCGCTATATCGCCAGCAATTCGATTCTATTGACCAATCATTTTCTCAGCACCCGCGGGCGGGCGTCCCAGACGGTCAAACGAAATGATCTGGTCGATGTGGTGATCAGTGTCGGTCGGGGCGAGATCCGATTGAAGAACGCCAGGGCAATGGAATCGGGCGACATCGGAGACACGATCGAGGTGCTCAACCCGCAAACCAACCGGCGCTTCAACGCCTCCATCCTGGGAAAGAACCTGGCAACCGTTTCAACGAACCTAAGGAGGCGCTAA
- the flgG gene encoding flagellar basal-body rod protein FlgG yields MLKAFYSSATGMRAQELMIDNTANNLANVNTTGFKKKHINFADLLYDTKTPPGAASANGEIKPIGLQIGSGVRAVGTTSLFAQGTPTETGIDTHMAIEGDGFFKVTQGNTIAYTRDGSFTLNDQGQMVNADGYLLDPQVQVPQQATNLSISSTGVVSYQIDGVSTVGPTIQLARFANPAGLQNIGSNLYVETAASGPEILGEPGQDGNGQIRQQFLEGSNVEVVSELVSLITAQRAYEINSRAIRAGDEMLSSASDLVR; encoded by the coding sequence ATGTTAAAAGCATTCTATTCCAGCGCGACCGGCATGCGCGCCCAGGAATTGATGATTGACAACACCGCCAACAACCTGGCCAACGTCAATACCACCGGTTTCAAGAAGAAACACATCAACTTTGCCGACTTGCTGTACGACACCAAGACGCCCCCCGGAGCCGCATCGGCCAACGGCGAGATCAAACCGATCGGATTGCAGATCGGAAGCGGCGTTCGCGCCGTCGGCACGACCAGCTTGTTCGCCCAAGGGACGCCCACCGAAACGGGTATCGACACCCACATGGCGATCGAAGGCGACGGCTTTTTCAAAGTCACCCAGGGAAACACGATCGCCTACACACGCGACGGTTCCTTCACGCTGAATGACCAAGGCCAGATGGTCAACGCGGACGGCTACCTGCTGGATCCCCAAGTCCAGGTCCCCCAGCAAGCCACCAACCTGTCGATTTCCTCGACCGGCGTGGTCAGCTACCAAATCGACGGCGTGTCGACCGTCGGCCCGACCATTCAATTGGCGCGTTTCGCCAACCCCGCCGGATTGCAAAACATCGGCAGCAACCTGTACGTCGAAACCGCAGCCTCCGGCCCGGAGATCCTCGGCGAACCAGGACAAGATGGCAACGGACAAATCCGCCAACAGTTCTTGGAAGGCTCCAACGTCGAAGTCGTTTCGGAGTTGGTGTCGCTGATCACCGCCCAACGCGCCTACGAAATCAACTCGCGGGCCATCCGCGCCGGCGACGAAATGCTGTCCTCCGCTAGTGATCTGGTTCGGTAA
- a CDS encoding flagellar hook basal-body protein has translation MINGLYSGAAAMQTLAKHQELISSNLMHVNSSGHRRVQPAVKQRFEETSPNTTIDLGPEVEKLTSDFTPGRLTPTERPLDLSIAGDGFFVFEDDGGQPYLTRNGRLFRDPQSNILVNEDGIPIRGETGPITIEPNISDREITVSADGTVSAGDREVGRIQPVAYENNGTLIPVGALGFTPGPDAIESDVPVKINQFTHELSNVHPVTELIALIVNTRQHEAVEKATRTLSDSLKEYIRS, from the coding sequence ATGATCAACGGACTCTACAGCGGCGCCGCCGCGATGCAGACATTGGCAAAGCACCAGGAGCTGATCAGCAGCAATCTGATGCATGTCAATTCCAGCGGGCACCGCCGCGTCCAGCCGGCCGTGAAACAGCGTTTCGAAGAAACATCCCCCAACACCACGATCGACCTCGGACCGGAAGTCGAAAAACTGACCTCCGACTTCACCCCCGGGCGGCTCACACCGACCGAGCGGCCTCTGGACCTGTCGATCGCCGGCGATGGCTTCTTCGTGTTCGAAGACGACGGCGGCCAGCCCTATCTGACGCGTAACGGCAGGTTGTTTCGCGACCCCCAGAGCAACATCCTGGTCAACGAGGACGGAATCCCGATCCGCGGTGAAACCGGTCCCATCACCATCGAACCAAACATTTCCGATCGCGAGATCACCGTCTCGGCCGACGGCACGGTGTCCGCCGGCGACCGCGAGGTCGGCCGGATTCAGCCGGTCGCCTATGAAAACAACGGAACCCTGATCCCGGTCGGCGCCCTCGGCTTTACCCCCGGTCCCGATGCGATCGAAAGCGACGTGCCGGTCAAGATCAACCAGTTCACCCACGAACTGTCAAACGTCCACCCGGTCACCGAACTGATCGCATTGATCGTCAACACGCGACAACACGAAGCGGTCGAGAAAGCAACCCGAACACTTTCCGATTCGCTGAAAGAATACATCCGCTCCTAG
- a CDS encoding flagellar basal body-associated FliL family protein, whose translation MADDNESGADDKKKSGMLSKLVIWGAVFVMGAGTGVAVPMFVLPSDSNASQSAAVDEDRMDIPEADDQLAFVDFDEVVVNLNDDRYSRYLTCTFSLQIAASQQEAITKLVEDKNVVLKNWLIAHLRDKKLEDVRGKLGHNLLRREIHDKFNAMLFTDGIERIQDVLFQDFKVQ comes from the coding sequence ATGGCAGACGACAACGAGTCCGGAGCGGACGACAAAAAGAAATCCGGCATGCTTTCCAAGCTGGTGATTTGGGGGGCGGTCTTTGTGATGGGCGCCGGAACCGGTGTTGCGGTCCCGATGTTTGTTCTGCCCTCGGATTCAAACGCCAGTCAATCCGCGGCGGTTGATGAAGACCGCATGGACATCCCCGAAGCGGATGACCAACTGGCGTTCGTCGATTTTGACGAAGTCGTGGTCAATCTGAACGATGACCGTTATTCACGCTATCTGACCTGCACGTTTTCGCTGCAAATCGCCGCGTCGCAGCAAGAGGCGATCACCAAGCTGGTGGAAGACAAGAACGTTGTCTTGAAGAACTGGTTGATTGCGCATCTGCGAGACAAGAAGCTGGAAGATGTCCGCGGAAAACTGGGGCACAACCTGCTCCGCCGCGAGATTCACGACAAATTCAACGCGATGTTGTTCACCGACGGCATCGAGCGAATTCAAGACGTCCTCTTCCAGGATTTCAAGGTTCAATGA